DNA from Streptobacillus felis:
AAAAAATTCAGTGTATTATATAGGGGTGATAAAATGAATTTTATAAAAAAGTTTGAAAGTGTTTCTTATGAAAATGGGAAATTTTTAGGTGATAAGTCATATGCATTCGATGTTATGTATTTTTTTTGTAAATATATTTATGAATTTTATAATGGTGTTGAAACTTTTAATTTAAAAGAAAAAATAAGTGGAGATATAGATTTATATTATGAATTCATAAAAAATATTTTTAATATAAGTAGTAGTGGGGATATAGAAAATAGAAGAAATGAACCTAAGCATGTTTTAAAATACTCTAACATTATAAAAAGTACAAAAGAAGATGAAAAAAAAATTATGATAAATGACTATGAAGCATTAAGTTTTATAGTTGAAAGAATGGAGAATGCATATATATTTAATTATATACTTTCCTATTATACTTTAAAAAATGCAGGTGCCCTAGAATTATATAAAAAATTTTGCAATGAAACAGATTTATATATAAAACAAGAAATTTTACTTAAAATTTATTATAAAATCACTCCACAGAATAAAAGTGTAATAAAACCTGACACAGTGTGGTCATATAATAATACCAAATATATAATTAATATTTTAAATTTTGCTAATTTTCAACCTTTTGCTACAAGAAATTTACAATTAGATGATTGTGGATTTGATGAAAGGATAAAAAAAATTGCACTAAATGTAGATGGAACTAAGACAGTAACAAAAAAAAACAATGAATATATACATCAATTTAACTTAGAATATGTTTTAGAATATTTAGATGAAATACTAGTTTGGAGAAAATAAAAATGAAAAAAAATATTTTTAATAATGAATTTATATTTTATGTATTAGAAAAGACTTATATTGATAACTTAAATCCAATTGAGATTGAAAAAAATTTTTTTGAAGATGAATACAGAACAGGTGCTTTTGCTTCAAAAGTATTAGAGTTATTTAGTGAGAAGGACTTGAGAGTTTGTAAAAATAATTTAGATATAGAATATCAAAAAATATATTTTGGAGCACCAGGAACAGGTAAAAGTTATGAATTGAATAAAGAATCTAAAGATAATTTTTCTGATAAAAATGTTGAAAGAGTTACATTCTATCCAAATTATTCATATGCTAATTTTGTAGGTACGTATAAGCCTATTGAAGAAAACAAAAATATTACATATAAATTTGTTCCAGGTATACTTGTAAGACAATTGAAAAATGCATATGAAAATCCTGATAAAAATTATTTGTTGATTATTGAAGAAATAAATAGAGCAAATGTTTCTGCAGTTTTTGGTGACACTTTTCAGTTATTAGATAGAGATTCTAGTGGTGAGAGTGAATATCCAATTAGTTTATCAGAAGACTTGTTTAAATATTTTGATGAAAATTTAAAAACAAAAGATTATTTGAATAAAGAATATGTTGAAGAAAATAAATTAATCAAATTATATTTCCCAAGAAATTTATATATTTGGGCAACTATGAATAGTGCGGATCAAGGAGTACAGCCATTAGATACTGCATTTAAAAGAAGATGGACATTTGAATATATTGATGTAAACAATGGTGTTACAAAAGAATTAATAAAGTACGAATTTAGAGTAAAAAAAGGTGATAAAAATTATATTAAGTGGAATGATTTAAGAGAAAAAATAAACATCGTATTATCTGATGCTAAAATACCAGAAGATAAATTAATGGGTTCATATTTTATTTCTAAAAATGTACTAGAAAAATCTGGACCTGAAAAATTAAAAGAAATAATAAAAAATAAAGTGTTAATGTATTTATATGAGGATGTTTTGAAGATTTCGAGAAACAAATTATTTAACCCAGAATACTCTAAAACATTTTCAAATCTATGTAGACAATTTGATGAAGATGCAAGTTCAATATTTATAGATGAGGTAAAAAATTTTATTATAGAAAAAAGTGTGATAGATGATAATAATTCTCAGATACAAGATATAAAAAAGGAAAACTAAAATAAAATTATGAAAGTATGTATTTTAAAAGAACTTAAAGTTTATGGATATTTAGAATTAAAGACTATTCTTTCATTAAATAAAAATGATGAAGAATTTCAAAAGAAATTAAGAAAATTGTATTCAAAAGGGATAATAAAATATTATAAAGATAAGGACTCATCTAAAATTTTAGAATTTCAAGAAGAAGATATAGAAAATGTTGATTTAGATTCTATAGGGAAAATAAAAGATAAGGTAGTATATGCATTTGAGTATGTAGGAATTATAGTTATTGATGACCATGCTTTGATTTTATATCCTAAATATATGAATTCGTATTTAGAAGATCAAAATAATAATTTTAAGTCATTAAACATAATTTTAAATGTTATACAAAAATATAAGAATAAATATTATCAAAATAGATCAATAATGAAAGATGAAGAAATATCAAAAAAGAAAGATTTACTATCTCTTATTTATGAAATGATAATGAACTACAAAGAACATGATTTATATAAAAATGATAAATCAATAATTGAAGTTAATGGAGACAATGAAATTTTATGGGATAAAACAATAAGTGAAAGTACAATGTTTTTATCAAATGGAAATCCGATTTATTTAGATTTATTTACTGTTAATAATTTGATAGATGATCAAAATTATTTTACTAGACTTCATTCGACAATTTTAACAGAAACATCTAATAAAATAAAACCAATTTTAAATATATTTGGATTTGAAGAAATAAATTTAAGTAATGAAACGTTTGAAGATTTTGGAGATAAAGAATATATTTTATATAGATTAAAAAAAGAACAATCTATTCAATTTATAACATATAAAAGAAGAATAATTGATTTAATGATAAAATATATAAATAATAATTTTAATACGAGTAATGATGATGAACCAATGTTTTTTGGAATTAAAAAATTTAATGTTGTTTGGGAAGATGTTT
Protein-coding regions in this window:
- a CDS encoding AAA family ATPase, producing MKKNIFNNEFIFYVLEKTYIDNLNPIEIEKNFFEDEYRTGAFASKVLELFSEKDLRVCKNNLDIEYQKIYFGAPGTGKSYELNKESKDNFSDKNVERVTFYPNYSYANFVGTYKPIEENKNITYKFVPGILVRQLKNAYENPDKNYLLIIEEINRANVSAVFGDTFQLLDRDSSGESEYPISLSEDLFKYFDENLKTKDYLNKEYVEENKLIKLYFPRNLYIWATMNSADQGVQPLDTAFKRRWTFEYIDVNNGVTKELIKYEFRVKKGDKNYIKWNDLREKINIVLSDAKIPEDKLMGSYFISKNVLEKSGPEKLKEIIKNKVLMYLYEDVLKISRNKLFNPEYSKTFSNLCRQFDEDASSIFIDEVKNFIIEKSVIDDNNSQIQDIKKEN
- a CDS encoding LlaJI family restriction endonuclease, translated to MKVCILKELKVYGYLELKTILSLNKNDEEFQKKLRKLYSKGIIKYYKDKDSSKILEFQEEDIENVDLDSIGKIKDKVVYAFEYVGIIVIDDHALILYPKYMNSYLEDQNNNFKSLNIILNVIQKYKNKYYQNRSIMKDEEISKKKDLLSLIYEMIMNYKEHDLYKNDKSIIEVNGDNEILWDKTISESTMFLSNGNPIYLDLFTVNNLIDDQNYFTRLHSTILTETSNKIKPILNIFGFEEINLSNETFEDFGDKEYILYRLKKEQSIQFITYKRRIIDLMIKYINNNFNTSNDDEPMFFGIKKFNVVWEDVCSVYKNNKRNEKIENLDLNYDFYYKNFQKIYPFFSEEEIKNKELIKIIPNPYYILDGEEKKLQETLEPDIISFENIDGFKNMVIYDAKYYNLANDIKNIPGIGDINKQYLYQMVYKKFAKSFDLKLKKNIFLMPKESEDFEENKITIKFEIFNSLMYKDLELDLEGIDVVLLPDKKVYMKYIDN